Genomic segment of Methanobacterium sp.:
AAGCCCTATGATCACAACAAGGATCACATATTCCCAGTTTATCATTTATCTCCCAATCATAAAGTATTTTGGAGTAATCGAATTAATTAGGTTCTTCGACTACTTTAGTTTTGATTATTTCAACTCTTTTTAAGGGATATATCTTCTTTGTTTCATGATATATGGTTGATGCCATCTTTCCAGAGATTACACCTTCAACAATCTCAGGGAAGGTTTTTTCTGCGGTTAATTCATGAATAATTCTACCCATAGTTTCTCTTATGAATTTTTGTTGGGAGGATTTTGCCCTTTTAACAGTTATTGCAATGATATGTATATTTAGTGTGTATCCTTCTTTAGTAGCTACATCTGTAATTGTGTCAATTCTGCTTGTTCCTCTTCTTATCATGCTTCTAACATAATCTGTTGTTACATGATGTCCAATAAATTTGGTGTTTGCTATGTCTCCTGCAACATTATTTATTTGGAAGTACAGTTTAACGTACTGTTTGCTGAAATCGCCTGTTAATTCCCTCATTGATGATTCAACACTTCTTTTTATGAGCATTTCAGGATCTCTTGCAGGAGTTGTTCCTATTTCTGCATCCCCAAATTCTGT
This window contains:
- a CDS encoding 30S ribosomal protein S3ae, with the translated sequence MAKARRRRVKDTWKEKQWYKIMTPTEFGDAEIGTTPARDPEMLIKRSVESSMRELTGDFSKQYVKLYFQINNVAGDIANTKFIGHHVTTDYVRSMIRRGTSRIDTITDVATKEGYTLNIHIIAITVKRAKSSQQKFIRETMGRIIHELTAEKTFPEIVEGVISGKMASTIYHETKKIYPLKRVEIIKTKVVEEPN